The DNA region GGCCTGGTGCGAACTGGATTGCCGGCTTGGTCTCTTGCCGGGCGAAACACCCCAGCAGGCGATGCGCGGCATCGAGGAATGCCTGACGGAGGCGCACAAGGCCGACGACTTCCTGTCCGATAATCCGGCCGAGCTCGTGTGGAGCGGTTTTCAGGCAGACGCAGCGGTGTGCGAGCCTGGCAGCGAAGCGGAAGCAGCCCTGTCGGCAGCACATCATTCCATCTTCCAGGCTCCGATGCAGGAGCGCCTGTCCACCGCCGTCAACGACACCCGCTACTATTGCGTCGACTACGGCATCCCTGCCCTTTGCTATGGTCCGTACGGTATCGGCCCGCATGCGTTCAACGAACGTGTCGAGCTCGACAGCCTTCGCAAGACAACGCAGAGCATCGCACTGTTCGTCGCCAATTGGTGCGGCGTGGTGAAAGCGTGAATGGACTTGCCGTTTCAGGTCGGTGGCACATGGCGACATGTGCAATTCGAAATAGCAACTTCAGACCAAAGGAGGCCGCCAACGGCCTGAACCGCGCCTTGATATGACGTCTCCATTGGCACAGTATTTGCCTGCAAATTCATCACGTTCGCGCTAGTCTTGAGACAAGACGCAGAAGCGCATGAGACACATCACGGGGACACCATGAGTATGATGCGGCCCAGCCTTCGCTTCGCACCATCTGACGGCAGGAGATAGCAGCGATGATCGGCTATCTCCTCCGCCGCATCCTCGCCGCCATTCCCGTGATGGGCGTGGTGGCTCTGTTCGTGTTCCTGTTGCTGCGGCTGACGCCGGGCGACCCGGCCGCCATTCTCGCCGGCGACAATGCGACGCCGGAACAGCTCGACCGCATCCGCACCTCGCTTGGTCTCAACGAGCCGATCTACATCCAGTTTTATACCTGGGTCGCCAAGCTGCTGCACGGCGACCTCGGCGTCTCCCTGATCTCGAACAAGCCGATCCTCGAGATGATCGGCCCGCGCCTCGAGCCTTCGATTTCGGTCGCGCTGGCCACCATCGTCCTGTCGATCCTGGTGGCGGTGCCGCTCGGCGTGATCGCGGCGTGGAAGCACGGCACCTGGATCGATCGCTGCGTGATGGGGCTTTCGGTGCTCGGCTTCTCGGTGCCGGTGTTCGTGATCGGCTATGTGCTGATCCAGGTGTTTGCGATCGATCTGCGCTGGGTGCCGGTGCAGGGCTTCAAGAGCATCTCGGCCGGCTTCGGTCCGTTCTTCGAGCGCATCATCCTGCCGACCTGCACGCTCTCCTTCATCTATGTCGCGTTGATCGCACGCATGACACGGGCCTCGATGCTCGATGTGCTGGGTGAGGATTACGTGCGCACCGCGCGGGCCAAGGGCATCGGCGAGACCGGTGTGCTGCTGCGCCATGCGCTGCGCAACGCCGCGGTTCCGGTCATCACCGTGATCGGTTCCGGTTTCGCGCTGCTGATCTCGGGCGTGGTCGTCACCGAGAGCGTGTTCAACCTGCCCGGCATCGGCCGCCTCACCGTCGATGCGGTGCTGGCGCGCGACTATCCGGTGATCCAGGCCATGATCCTTTTGACATCGGGTATCTATGTCGCGGTCAATCTCTTGATCGACCTCGCTTACACCCTGCTCGATCCTCGTATCCGGTACTGAGCAATGGCGATCGAAACCCTTCCCGAATCCTCCATCCCCGTCACCCGGCCGTTCCGCGTCAAGTTCGGCTTCCTCGCGTCGACGCCGATCATCGCGGTTGCAACGATCTGCCTCGTCCTGATCATCCTGATGGCGATCTTCGCGCCGCTGCTCGCGCCGCACGATCCGCTGTTGCTGACGCCATCGCAGCGGCTGAAGCCGTCGAGCGCGCAATACCTGCTCGGCACCGACGCCTATGGACGCGACCTGCTGTCGCGCGTCATCTATGGCGCACGGATCTCGCTGTTGATCGGGCTCGGCGCCGCCGTCTGCTCGATCGCCATCGGGCTCCTGATCGGCCTCGTCGCCGGCTTCTTCCGCTGGGTCGATGCGGTGATGATGCGCGTGATGGACGGCTTGATGGCGATCCCCGCTATCCTGCTCGCGATCGCCGTGGTGTCGCTGTCCGGCGCCAGCATCTGGACCGTGATGGTCGCGATCACCATCCCCGAGATCCCGCGCGTGGCGCGGCTGGTGCGCTCGGTGGTGCTGACCGCGCGCGAGGAGCCCTATGTCGAGGCCGCGATCTCGCTCGGCTCGAGCCTGCCGAAGATCATGTGGCGGCATTTGATGCCGAACACGATCGCGCCGCTGATCGTGCAAGGCACTTACGTCTGCGCATCCGCGATCCTGACCGAGGCGATCCTGTCGTTCCTCGGCGCCGGCATCTCGCCGGAAACGCCGACCTGGGGCAACATCATGGCCGAGGGCCGTGCCTATTTCCAGGTCAAGCCGTCGCTGATCTTCTGGCCGGGGCTGCTGCTCTCGATCGCCATTCTCAGCGTCAACCTGATCGGCGACGCCGCGCGCGACGCGCTCGATCCCCGCATGAAACAGCGTGAGGGCAAGTGACGGCTTCAATACCAATTGAAGCCGTCATTCCGGGATGGTGCGTTAGCACCAGACCCGGAATCTCGAGATTCCGGGTTCGATGCCTCGCATCGCCCCGGAATGACGCAAGACGAAATCTGTCGCTATCACTCGCAACGCCGGTGGAACCAGCCTGATGACCAACGTCGTCCTCGACATCAACAATCTCGTCGTCGGTCTCGGCCGCAAGGCGGACGCGCACCGCATCATCGACGACCTGTCGCTGCAGGTGCGCGAGGGCGAGACGCTCTGCCTTGTCGGCGAAAGCGGCTCGGGCAAGTCGGTGACCTCTTTGACCACGATGGGCCTGCTGCAGAAGGGCACGCTGGTGCCGTCCGGCGGCAGCGTCAAACTGGTCGGCGAGGAACTGCTCACCGCGACCGACCGGCGGCTGCGCCAGCTGCGCGCGACGCGGATGGCGATGATCTTCCAGGAGCCAATGACCGCGCTCAATCCGGTGGTGCCAGTCGGCCGCCAGATCGACGAGGTGCTGCGCGCCCATACCGATCTCGACTCCCGCGCGCGGCGTCAGAAGATCCTGGCGATGATGGAGCATGTGCGGCTGCCCGATGTGGAGCGCATCTTCTCCTCCTACCCTCACCGCCTCTCGGGCGGACAGCGCCAGCGCATCATGATCGCGATGGCGCTGGTGCTGGAACCAAAGCTCCTGATCGCGGACGAGCCGACCACCGCGCTCGACGTCACCACCCAGAAGCAGATCCTCACGCTAATCCGCGACCTGCAACGCGACCACGGCACGGCGGTTCTGTTCATCACCCACGACATGGGCGTGGTGGCCGAGATCGCCGACCGCGTCGCGGTGATGCGGCACGGCCGGCTGGTCGAGACCGGCCAGCTGCAAGATGTGCTGCGCAACCCGACGATGGAATATACCCGCAACCTGCTGTCCGCGGTGCCGAGCCTCGTGCCGCGCGCGCCGCGGCCGGAGACGAAGGAGCCGGTGGTGCTGGAAGCCAACGAACTCAGCAAGGTCTACCGGGAGCGGTCGCTGTACGGCAAAGCCCGCGAGGTCGCCGCCGCCAGCAACGTCACCCTCACCCTGCGCAAGGGCCGTACGCTCGGCATCGTCGGCGAAAGCGGTTCCGGCAAGTCGACGGTCGCACGCTGCATCGTCCGCCTGATCGATCCGACCTCGGGCGGGGTGCGGCTCGCCGGCCGCGAGATCTCCGACCTGTCGCGCAGGCTGTTGCAGCCGCATCGCCAGAAGATCCAGATCATCTTCCAGGACCCCTACCGCTCGCTCAATCCGCGCGTCACCGTCGGCGAGAGCATCGCGGAAGGCCCGGTCAACTACGGCATGCCGCGCAAGGATGCGCTGGCGCGGGCCCGCGAGCTGCTTGAGCTCGTCCATCTGCCGCCCGACGCGATTTCGCGCTATCCGCACCAGTTCTCCGGCGGTCAGCGCCAGCGCATCGCGATCGCGCGCGCGCTGGCGCTCGATCCCGACGTGCTGGTGGCGGATGAGGCGGTGTCCGCGCTCGACGTCTC from Bradyrhizobium sp. B124 includes:
- a CDS encoding ABC transporter permease; protein product: MIGYLLRRILAAIPVMGVVALFVFLLLRLTPGDPAAILAGDNATPEQLDRIRTSLGLNEPIYIQFYTWVAKLLHGDLGVSLISNKPILEMIGPRLEPSISVALATIVLSILVAVPLGVIAAWKHGTWIDRCVMGLSVLGFSVPVFVIGYVLIQVFAIDLRWVPVQGFKSISAGFGPFFERIILPTCTLSFIYVALIARMTRASMLDVLGEDYVRTARAKGIGETGVLLRHALRNAAVPVITVIGSGFALLISGVVVTESVFNLPGIGRLTVDAVLARDYPVIQAMILLTSGIYVAVNLLIDLAYTLLDPRIRY
- a CDS encoding ABC transporter permease; amino-acid sequence: MAIETLPESSIPVTRPFRVKFGFLASTPIIAVATICLVLIILMAIFAPLLAPHDPLLLTPSQRLKPSSAQYLLGTDAYGRDLLSRVIYGARISLLIGLGAAVCSIAIGLLIGLVAGFFRWVDAVMMRVMDGLMAIPAILLAIAVVSLSGASIWTVMVAITIPEIPRVARLVRSVVLTAREEPYVEAAISLGSSLPKIMWRHLMPNTIAPLIVQGTYVCASAILTEAILSFLGAGISPETPTWGNIMAEGRAYFQVKPSLIFWPGLLLSIAILSVNLIGDAARDALDPRMKQREGK
- a CDS encoding ABC transporter ATP-binding protein: MTNVVLDINNLVVGLGRKADAHRIIDDLSLQVREGETLCLVGESGSGKSVTSLTTMGLLQKGTLVPSGGSVKLVGEELLTATDRRLRQLRATRMAMIFQEPMTALNPVVPVGRQIDEVLRAHTDLDSRARRQKILAMMEHVRLPDVERIFSSYPHRLSGGQRQRIMIAMALVLEPKLLIADEPTTALDVTTQKQILTLIRDLQRDHGTAVLFITHDMGVVAEIADRVAVMRHGRLVETGQLQDVLRNPTMEYTRNLLSAVPSLVPRAPRPETKEPVVLEANELSKVYRERSLYGKAREVAAASNVTLTLRKGRTLGIVGESGSGKSTVARCIVRLIDPTSGGVRLAGREISDLSRRLLQPHRQKIQIIFQDPYRSLNPRVTVGESIAEGPVNYGMPRKDALARARELLELVHLPPDAISRYPHQFSGGQRQRIAIARALALDPDVLVADEAVSALDVSVQAQVLNLLDEIQRRLGIALLFITHDLRVAAQICDDVAVMQHGRVVEQGPAAEVLTNPQQAYTRALLEAAPGRGWDFANFRPVSEGLVATA